A window of the Caldalkalibacillus salinus genome harbors these coding sequences:
- a CDS encoding GapA-binding peptide SR1P, which produces MGTIVCQTCEKTIGHFEDTKVSTLYGTCTMCETCKQEEEHKEKVLHHSN; this is translated from the coding sequence GTGGGGACGATTGTGTGTCAAACGTGTGAGAAGACGATTGGACATTTTGAGGATACGAAAGTATCGACCCTGTACGGTACGTGTACCATGTGTGAAACTTGTAAGCAGGAAGAAGAACACAAGGAGAAAGTGTTACACCATTCAAACTAG
- a CDS encoding DUF3055 domain-containing protein — protein sequence MDGYERLYEEVERATVKFVGFVTDLARYDFGIIYTNQFFGKPLVICMQTGKSTLLCAEEASNIDHLLTTFQLSDPGEGEKLAEFFRHQLPFPSLLSQYE from the coding sequence TTGGACGGTTATGAGCGTTTGTATGAAGAGGTGGAACGAGCCACTGTTAAGTTTGTGGGATTTGTGACAGATTTGGCTCGGTATGATTTTGGCATTATATATACCAACCAATTTTTCGGTAAACCACTTGTGATTTGTATGCAAACTGGTAAGTCCACTCTTCTCTGTGCAGAGGAGGCAAGCAACATAGATCACCTGCTGACAACCTTTCAACTATCAGATCCGGGTGAAGGAGAGAAGCTAGCTGAATTCTTCCGTCATCAACTCCCTTTCCCGTCATTGCTTTCTCAATATGAGTAA
- a CDS encoding glucose 1-dehydrogenase, with protein MRFQDKVVIVTGAGHGIGQAIALAYAEEGAHVIIGEKDRVTGQQTAQCITEKGGQSTFIQTDVSQPSQIEALVSQAFEQHGRIDILINNAGVSKWASPNELTVDEWDHIINTNLRSVFLCTRETAKYMRQNGGGSVVNLSSTRAMMSEPHSEAYAATKGGIVALTHAMAASFAPDHIQVNCISPGWIETDKDTQLSVRDHAQHLAGRVGEPEDIARACLYLTAEENDFVNGANLVIDGGMTRKMIYEP; from the coding sequence ATGCGTTTTCAAGATAAGGTCGTAATTGTAACCGGAGCAGGTCACGGTATTGGACAGGCCATTGCACTCGCGTATGCTGAGGAAGGTGCTCATGTCATAATAGGGGAGAAAGATAGGGTTACAGGACAGCAAACAGCGCAATGTATCACTGAAAAGGGCGGACAGAGCACATTCATTCAAACGGATGTCAGCCAGCCTAGCCAGATTGAAGCCTTAGTAAGCCAAGCTTTTGAACAACATGGTAGAATTGACATTCTCATAAATAATGCGGGTGTTTCCAAATGGGCATCACCTAATGAACTGACAGTGGATGAGTGGGATCATATCATCAATACAAACTTACGCAGTGTCTTTTTATGTACACGGGAGACAGCGAAATATATGCGACAAAATGGAGGCGGCTCCGTCGTTAATCTATCCTCTACTAGGGCGATGATGTCTGAGCCCCACTCAGAGGCTTATGCGGCTACTAAGGGGGGGATCGTAGCCTTAACCCATGCCATGGCTGCTTCGTTTGCCCCCGATCACATCCAGGTGAATTGTATCAGTCCGGGTTGGATAGAAACAGATAAAGACACACAGTTAAGTGTACGTGATCATGCCCAACACTTAGCAGGGCGTGTCGGAGAGCCTGAAGATATCGCTAGGGCATGTTTGTACCTCACTGCTGAAGAAAATGACTTCGTCAATGGGGCCAACCTTGTCATTGACGGTGGAATGACACGCAAAATGATATACGAACCATAA
- a CDS encoding GNAT family N-acetyltransferase — MDKATASPNTTVSLDFLQSHMKAQLEGYRLSEEQLCYTSHPLEAVEKCEIDHTRHPIVIFSHSVMVGFFVLHGWYGVKDYHDNKQAMLIRAYSIDTRYQGKGIAKTSLQLLPKFVSENFPEINELILAVNENNEIAQQVYKRTGFKDKGHRVMGPKGLLHVYHMQVSDPAVY, encoded by the coding sequence ATGGATAAAGCAACAGCATCACCTAATACTACTGTCAGCCTAGACTTTCTCCAGTCACACATGAAAGCACAGTTGGAAGGGTATAGACTCTCAGAGGAGCAGTTATGTTACACCTCCCATCCATTAGAGGCGGTTGAGAAATGTGAGATAGATCATACACGACATCCCATCGTCATATTCAGTCATAGTGTCATGGTAGGCTTTTTTGTCCTACATGGATGGTACGGTGTAAAAGACTATCACGATAATAAACAAGCGATGCTCATCAGGGCCTATTCTATAGATACGCGTTATCAAGGGAAAGGAATCGCTAAGACATCCTTACAGCTCCTTCCCAAGTTTGTATCGGAAAATTTTCCTGAGATAAACGAGCTTATATTAGCCGTCAACGAGAATAACGAAATCGCTCAGCAAGTCTATAAAAGGACAGGCTTTAAAGATAAGGGTCACCGGGTCATGGGACCAAAAGGACTGTTACACGTCTATCATATGCAAGTGAGTGATCCCGCAGTATATTAA
- a CDS encoding aminotransferase class I/II-fold pyridoxal phosphate-dependent enzyme, giving the protein MQHAQKDPIQFHIPGHKKGKGMNPEFRDFIGQNALNIDLINIEPLDDLHHPQGIIKEAQALAADAFGADHTFFNVQGTSGAIMAMILSVCQPGDKIIIPRNVHKSISSAIILAGAIPVFIHPAMDKKLGISHGMATTAVQTALEQHPDAKAVLVINPTYFGVAANVKEIVQVSHAYDVPVLVDEAHGVHIHFHEDLPMSAMEAGADMAATSVHKLGGSMTQSSILNIREGLVTAKRVQTVISMMTTTSTSYLLLSSLDVARKQLMLEGHSLISEAMALSNWARQEINKMPHLYCMGEDILGNDEAIYDLDPTKLLIHVKDLGLTGYDVEKWLREDANIEVEMSDLYNILCIVTPGDTKADVETLVQAFERLLHVAVEQPDKVTNLPVELPNIPKLAMSPRDAFYADTELVPFYESHGRIIAEFIMVYPPGIPVLLPGEIITQDNLDYIQHNLEVGLPVQGPEDFDFRYLRVIKEHRAIM; this is encoded by the coding sequence ATGCAGCATGCGCAAAAGGACCCGATCCAATTTCATATCCCTGGACATAAAAAAGGAAAAGGCATGAACCCTGAATTTCGTGACTTTATAGGGCAAAATGCGCTTAATATAGATTTAATTAATATCGAACCATTAGATGATCTTCACCACCCACAGGGCATTATTAAGGAGGCACAAGCACTTGCAGCTGACGCATTTGGTGCTGACCACACCTTCTTCAACGTGCAAGGGACAAGTGGTGCGATCATGGCCATGATTCTTTCCGTATGTCAGCCAGGAGATAAAATTATTATCCCTCGCAACGTGCATAAATCCATCTCGTCTGCCATCATTCTGGCGGGAGCCATTCCTGTTTTCATCCATCCCGCTATGGATAAAAAGTTGGGTATTTCCCACGGTATGGCCACTACTGCTGTACAGACTGCGTTAGAACAGCATCCCGATGCTAAAGCGGTATTAGTGATTAATCCGACGTATTTTGGTGTAGCCGCAAATGTGAAGGAGATTGTCCAAGTCTCTCATGCGTATGACGTCCCTGTTTTAGTAGATGAGGCGCATGGGGTGCACATCCACTTTCATGAAGATTTACCGATGTCTGCTATGGAGGCCGGGGCTGATATGGCGGCGACCAGTGTGCACAAGCTAGGTGGCTCGATGACGCAAAGCTCTATCCTGAACATTCGAGAAGGTTTGGTTACAGCGAAACGGGTGCAAACCGTCATTAGTATGATGACGACCACCTCAACATCCTACTTACTGCTATCCTCATTGGACGTGGCACGCAAACAGCTCATGTTAGAAGGTCACTCATTAATCAGCGAAGCGATGGCCTTATCAAATTGGGCTCGTCAAGAGATAAACAAGATGCCTCACTTATACTGCATGGGTGAAGATATTCTTGGTAACGATGAAGCGATCTATGATCTAGACCCGACTAAACTACTGATTCATGTCAAGGATTTAGGTTTGACGGGCTATGACGTAGAAAAGTGGCTACGTGAAGACGCCAATATTGAAGTTGAGATGAGTGATCTGTATAACATATTGTGTATTGTGACACCAGGAGATACTAAAGCGGATGTTGAAACGCTCGTGCAAGCGTTCGAGCGTTTACTACACGTAGCTGTGGAGCAACCGGATAAAGTGACCAATCTGCCCGTAGAGCTCCCGAATATTCCTAAGCTAGCCATGTCTCCACGAGATGCGTTCTATGCCGACACAGAGTTGGTTCCCTTTTATGAGTCTCACGGGAGGATCATTGCTGAGTTTATTATGGTCTATCCGCCAGGTATCCCTGTGCTTTTACCTGGGGAAATCATCACACAGGATAATCTCGATTATATTCAGCATAATTTAGAAGTTGGCCTTCCTGTACAAGGACCTGAAGATTTTGATTTTAGATACCTGCGTGTGATAAAAGAACATCGCGCCATTATGTAA